In Pseudomonadota bacterium, a genomic segment contains:
- a CDS encoding serine hydrolase domain-containing protein, with amino-acid sequence MLRRHCCFVLLMLASITAHATTPAEAAQKLDRFIDEIPGLGPGYAAVVVTADEVLLNKVSGVRRASSQAPLTVDTPIYIASQTKSYVGLLAAILDERGVLKIDSTLADHWPDLELPGGAEAADYTLSDLLTHQVPLDNDFIVNIEAYVTRIEPADYPRLIQQYGSSRAAGFKYDNLGYNIYSAILETRTGKTWQQWLDDVVFEPLKLSRTSARTSDFSLQELAYSHIWQGDKGWHEVRPKTDGKMQSAGGIVTSTRDMARWLQLQLKQAGPRDSGISKRSVDLTHASQVETGMEDRRNPYELACSGYSLGWNLCDFEGHEVFIHGGGYTGNRTMMAFVPSLGIGVAAFSNSDNQTGWFTSRTVNMYLQFLTDHPNAAKMRQLRIDRYPERVERFLAYRQDEAKQNQADERWQGWSWRPDAKELAGFTGLWRSGEPYRDLTIHKDQAGLSVTWGDETARLRPASPGLFAFQQHPFSEPQSLTFRPGPNDGEFMLEFDDEQFSRTTR; translated from the coding sequence ATGTTGCGACGCCACTGCTGTTTTGTTTTGCTGATGCTCGCCAGCATCACCGCCCACGCCACAACCCCGGCTGAAGCGGCCCAAAAGCTGGATCGGTTCATCGATGAAATTCCCGGACTGGGCCCCGGCTACGCCGCGGTGGTGGTCACCGCTGATGAGGTCTTGCTCAACAAAGTATCCGGCGTGCGACGAGCCTCAAGCCAGGCCCCGCTGACGGTCGACACACCGATCTACATCGCCTCTCAAACCAAGTCATACGTGGGTCTGCTGGCAGCCATCCTCGATGAACGAGGTGTTCTCAAGATCGACAGCACGCTGGCAGACCACTGGCCAGACCTGGAGCTGCCGGGCGGCGCTGAGGCGGCTGACTACACCTTAAGCGACCTGCTGACGCACCAGGTGCCGCTGGACAACGACTTTATCGTCAACATCGAGGCCTACGTCACCCGTATCGAGCCGGCCGACTATCCCCGCCTGATTCAGCAATACGGATCGAGCCGGGCGGCTGGCTTCAAGTATGACAACCTGGGTTACAACATCTATTCAGCCATACTGGAAACCCGGACCGGGAAAACGTGGCAGCAGTGGCTTGATGACGTGGTATTTGAACCGCTGAAGCTCTCGAGGACCTCGGCTCGCACCTCCGACTTTTCGCTGCAGGAACTGGCCTATAGCCACATCTGGCAGGGGGACAAAGGCTGGCACGAGGTGCGCCCCAAAACTGACGGCAAGATGCAGTCTGCGGGCGGGATTGTCACCTCCACCCGCGACATGGCGCGATGGCTCCAGCTGCAGCTCAAGCAGGCCGGCCCTCGAGATTCAGGGATTAGTAAGCGATCTGTCGACCTCACTCATGCCAGCCAGGTGGAAACCGGCATGGAAGATCGCCGCAACCCGTATGAGCTGGCGTGCAGCGGCTACTCGCTGGGCTGGAACCTGTGCGATTTTGAGGGGCACGAAGTGTTCATTCACGGCGGTGGCTACACCGGTAATCGGACGATGATGGCATTTGTTCCGTCCCTGGGAATCGGAGTTGCGGCATTCTCCAATTCCGACAATCAGACCGGCTGGTTTACCAGCCGAACGGTCAACATGTACCTGCAGTTCCTGACCGATCACCCAAACGCAGCCAAGATGCGCCAGCTCCGGATCGATCGATACCCCGAGCGGGTCGAGCGATTTCTGGCCTACCGCCAGGATGAGGCTAAGCAGAATCAGGCGGATGAGCGCTGGCAGGGGTGGTCGTGGCGACCGGACGCCAAAGAGCTGGCAGGCTTCACCGGGCTCTGGCGCAGCGGCGAGCCTTACCGCGACCTCACGATCCACAAAGATCAAGCGGGTTTGAGCGTGACGTGGGGCGACGAGACGGCCAGGCTTCGACCTGCCAGTCCAGGACTGTTTGCGTTTCAGCAGCATCCGTTTTCGGAGCCGCAATCGCTCACATTCCGGCCCGGCCCGAACGATGGTGAATTCATGCTGGAGTTTGACGACGAGCAGTTTTCCCGCACAACCCGCTGA
- a CDS encoding helix-turn-helix domain-containing protein encodes MALSRCHHVQSKASNTPAARGSQQTVLYRGQGLTAGLSYYAPGQRMRRHSHDYHQVSWLLTGEMLEAGGRQERDLYRFSCGIKPAEFRHENRYGPAGSLILAVNIDPERWPDILPATSNRWQWQAPESPQTQGQVTQLLALLTDREEASEAVILDLVALSRGGVDATPRQSGRTRRPPAWLAELREQLRDGADNSQLSQLADSAGVHRVSLSRRFRRWFGTPPSVYRSRCMLARAMAGLAAGQPIVASAISAGFADQAHLTRAARSHTGLTPGALQRLANHGSGVTSVQ; translated from the coding sequence CAGGGGGAGTCAGCAGACGGTGCTCTACCGGGGGCAGGGGCTGACCGCGGGCCTGAGCTACTATGCCCCGGGCCAACGCATGCGTCGGCACAGCCACGACTATCACCAGGTCTCCTGGCTCCTGACCGGCGAGATGCTCGAAGCCGGCGGTCGCCAGGAAAGGGATCTCTATCGGTTCTCCTGCGGCATCAAGCCGGCCGAATTCCGCCACGAAAACCGCTACGGCCCTGCCGGTTCGCTGATCCTGGCTGTCAACATTGACCCGGAGCGCTGGCCGGACATACTGCCGGCGACCTCGAACCGCTGGCAATGGCAGGCACCCGAGTCCCCGCAAACTCAGGGCCAGGTTACCCAACTGCTCGCCCTGCTGACCGATCGGGAGGAAGCCAGCGAAGCGGTGATCTTGGACCTGGTAGCGCTGTCACGCGGAGGGGTCGACGCCACGCCGCGTCAATCCGGCCGCACGCGACGGCCACCCGCATGGCTCGCCGAGCTACGCGAGCAGCTTCGCGACGGCGCCGATAACAGCCAGCTGTCCCAGCTGGCGGACTCAGCTGGCGTCCATCGAGTATCACTTTCTCGACGCTTCAGGCGTTGGTTTGGCACCCCTCCGAGCGTCTATCGGTCTCGGTGCATGCTGGCCCGAGCCATGGCCGGGCTGGCTGCGGGGCAGCCGATTGTCGCTTCCGCGATCTCGGCGGGCTTCGCGGATCAGGCTCATCTTACCCGCGCCGCAAGGTCGCATACCGGCCTGACGCCAGGGGCACTGCAACGGCTGGCCAACCACGGCTCCGGGGTTACATCGGTTCAATAA